One window of Halorussus sp. MSC15.2 genomic DNA carries:
- a CDS encoding AbrB/MazE/SpoVT family DNA-binding domain-containing protein yields MSSDDTEEKILGTTTVTQRWRISLIKAVREEFAEDGLDVEEGDRLVYKLRDGQIVIEPA; encoded by the coding sequence ATGAGTTCAGACGACACCGAGGAGAAGATACTCGGCACGACGACAGTGACCCAGCGATGGCGCATCAGTCTGATAAAGGCAGTCCGCGAGGAGTTCGCCGAAGACGGTCTCGACGTCGAAGAGGGCGACCGCCTCGTCTACAAACTCCGTGACGGTCAAATCGTCATCGAACCCGCGTGA
- the gcvT gene encoding glycine cleavage system aminomethyltransferase GcvT, whose product MTLRKPPLRDVHAGEGATFTEFGGWDMPVEFESIKVEHAAVREDAGIFDVSHMGQIEVAGPDAEELMQRLTSNDVTQLGHGDSHYSMITDEEGAILDDTVVYRLPDDRDATFLFVPNAGHDEQMYQRWTDYREQWELDASVENVTDEYAMYAVQGPEAPDLVADATDDDVTDLSKFEGAYASFAGADCWTARTGYTGEDGFEVIVPVDAAEAVWELFDCQPCGLGARDTLRMEMGFLLSGQDFDAESNPRTPYEAGVGWTVKLDTEFVGRDALERADEEGTDEKFVGIELVDRGVPRHGYDVTDTDGHIVGEVTSGTMSPTLDEPIALGYVPTEYADVGTKVRVMVRGQPKKAKIANTPFLSDQQ is encoded by the coding sequence ATGACCCTTCGGAAGCCGCCACTGCGCGACGTTCACGCCGGCGAAGGAGCGACGTTCACCGAGTTCGGCGGATGGGACATGCCCGTGGAGTTCGAATCCATCAAGGTCGAACACGCCGCGGTCCGCGAGGACGCGGGCATCTTCGACGTGTCCCACATGGGGCAAATCGAGGTGGCCGGGCCGGACGCCGAGGAACTCATGCAGCGACTCACCTCGAACGACGTGACGCAACTCGGCCACGGCGACTCCCACTACTCGATGATAACCGACGAGGAGGGCGCGATTCTGGACGACACCGTGGTCTACCGACTCCCCGACGACCGCGACGCGACGTTCCTGTTCGTTCCCAACGCGGGCCACGACGAGCAGATGTACCAGCGGTGGACCGACTACCGAGAGCAGTGGGAGTTGGACGCCAGCGTCGAGAACGTCACCGACGAGTACGCGATGTACGCGGTACAGGGTCCGGAGGCCCCGGACCTCGTGGCGGACGCGACCGACGACGACGTGACTGACCTCTCGAAGTTCGAGGGCGCATACGCGTCGTTCGCGGGTGCCGACTGCTGGACCGCCCGAACCGGCTACACCGGCGAGGACGGCTTCGAGGTCATCGTCCCCGTGGACGCGGCCGAAGCGGTCTGGGAACTGTTCGACTGCCAACCGTGCGGTCTCGGCGCGCGCGACACACTCCGAATGGAGATGGGGTTCCTGCTGTCGGGACAGGACTTCGACGCCGAGAGCAACCCCCGAACGCCGTACGAGGCGGGCGTCGGGTGGACGGTGAAACTCGACACCGAGTTCGTCGGCCGCGACGCCCTCGAACGCGCCGACGAGGAGGGAACGGACGAGAAATTCGTCGGCATCGAACTCGTGGACCGGGGCGTTCCGCGCCACGGCTACGACGTGACCGACACCGACGGTCACATCGTCGGCGAGGTGACCAGCGGTACGATGAGTCCGACGCTGGACGAACCCATCGCGCTGGGCTACGTTCCGACCGAGTACGCCGACGTCGGGACGAAGGTCCGCGTGATGGTCCGCGGCCAGCCGAAAAAAGCAAAGATTGCGAACACGCCATTTCTGAGTGACCAACAATGA
- the gcvH gene encoding glycine cleavage system protein GcvH, with amino-acid sequence MSFEVPDDRTYSSEHEWVETTDGTARVGITDFAQDELGDVVFVELPDEGEDLTAGEEFGVVESIKAVSDLYAPVNGTVTAVNDALADQPELVNDDPFGEGWMLEVELAEDSGLDELLSAEEYREQIE; translated from the coding sequence ATGAGCTTCGAAGTCCCTGACGACCGGACGTACAGTAGCGAACACGAGTGGGTCGAGACGACCGACGGCACCGCCAGAGTCGGCATCACCGACTTCGCGCAGGACGAACTCGGCGACGTGGTGTTCGTCGAACTCCCCGACGAGGGCGAGGACCTCACCGCTGGCGAGGAGTTCGGCGTGGTGGAGTCCATCAAGGCGGTTTCGGACCTCTACGCGCCCGTCAACGGCACCGTCACGGCGGTCAACGACGCGCTCGCGGACCAACCAGAACTCGTCAACGACGACCCCTTCGGTGAGGGCTGGATGCTCGAGGTGGAACTCGCCGAAGATAGCGGTCTCGACGAACTGCTCTCCGCCGAGGAGTACCGCGAACAGATAGAGTAA